The Pogona vitticeps strain Pit_001003342236 chromosome 6, PviZW2.1, whole genome shotgun sequence genome contains a region encoding:
- the LOC110086444 gene encoding olfactory receptor 14I1-like: protein MNFNRYSPWYRKCAAMEDDMKNHTSVSTFLLLEFSEVRELQILHFFVFLALYLTAVTGNLLIIIAVTMDYQLHTPMYFFLLNLAILDLGSVSAIVPKSMVVSLMNDRSISYFGCVAQLLFYFYFATLDFIILTIMAHDRYIAICNPLEYETIMNERTCLEMVATGWIFSVFYATLHTCATFANTFCTNSINQFFCEIPHLLKASCSNIYLVEVGFLALSCGVALGCLIFIIVSYLMIFLAVLRIPSVHGQKKALSTCIPHLTVVSLYVLTGIFAYVIPPHDSSSFLDMAFSVTYSIIAPTLNPFIYSMRNNEIKAALLKLLK, encoded by the coding sequence ATGAATTTTAATAGATATTCTCCCTGGTACAGAAAGTGTGCAGCCATGGAAGACGATATGAAGAATCATACATCTGTATCCACTTTTCTGCTCCTGGAATTCTCAGAGGTCCGAGAACTTCAGATCTTACATTTCTTTGTATTTCTAGCATTGTATCTCACAGCAGTAACAGGAAATCTTCTCATCATCATTGCCGTCACCATGGATTACCAGCTGCACACACCCATGTACTTCTTCCTATTGAACCTGGCCATTCTGGACCTTGGCTCAGTTTCAGCCATAGTCCCTAAATCAATGGTTGTGTCCCTTATGAATGACAGGTCCATTTCTTATTTTGGATGTGTTGCTCAActcttgttttatttctattttgcaacATTGGATTTTATTATCTTAACCATAATGGCACATGATCGCTACATCGCAATCTGCAACCCACTTGAGTATGAGACTATTATGAATGAAAGAACCTGCCTTGAGATGGTGGCCACTGGATGGATATTTAGTGTATTTTATGCCACATTGCACACATGTGCCACCTTTGCAAACACCTTCTGTACTAATAGTATCAATCAGTTCTTCTGTGAAATTCCACATTTATTAAAGGCTTCTTGTTCCAATATTTACTTAGTTGAAGTTGGATTTCTTGCACTAAGCTGTGGTGTAGCACTAGGATGTCTTATCTTCATTATTGTATCCTACCTGATGATCTTTCTGGCAGTGCTGAGAATCCCATCTGTACATGGCCAGAAAAAAGCTCTCTCCACTTGCATTCCCCATCTTACTGTTGTCTCTCTGTATGTGTTAACTGGAATCTTTGCCTATGTAATACCACCTcatgattcttcttcttttttggataTGGCTTTTTCTGTGACATACTCCATAATTGCTCCCACACTCAATCCATTCATCTATAGTATGAGAAACAATGAGATCAAGGCTGCCTTGTTGAAACTTTTAAAATAG
- the LOC144583697 gene encoding olfactory receptor 14I1-like — protein MEDNIKNHTFLSTFLLLGFSDVKELQILHFFLFLALYLAAVTGNLLIIIAIIMDYHLHSPMYFFLLNLAILDLGAVSAIVPKSMVVSLMNDRSISYFGCVAQVFFYFYFATLDFIILTIMAHDRHIAICNPLEYERIMQKGTCLKMIAAGWIFSLFYTMLHMGGTFANTFCSNSINQFFCEIPHLLKVSCSNIYLAEVGLLALSSSVVLGCFVFIVITYLKIFTTVLRIPSVQGQKKALSTCIPHLTVVSLYVLTGIFAYVIPPRDFSSFLDVAFAVMYSIIPPTLNPFIYSMRNNEIKAALWKLFKLVFSSKVVF, from the coding sequence ATGGAAGACAATATCAAGAATCATACATTTTTGTCCACTTTTCTACTCCTGGGATTCTCAGATGTCAAAGAACTACAGATCTTACATTTCTTTCTATTCCTAGCATTATATCTGGCGGCAGTAACAGGAAATCTTCtcatcatcattgccatcatcATGGATTACCACCTTCACAGCCCCATGTACTTCTTCCTATTGAACTTGGCCATTCTGGACCTTGGTGCAGTTTCAGCCATAGTCCCCAAATCAATGGTTGTGTCCCTTATGAATGACAGGTCCATTTCGTATTTTGGATGTGTTGCAcaagttttcttttatttctattttgcaacACTGGATTTTATTATCCTAACTATAATGGCACATGATCGCCATATTGCAATCTGCAATCCACTCGAATATGAGAGAATTATGCAGAAAGGAACCTGCCTTAAGATGATTGCTGCTGGATGGATATTTAGTCTTTTTTACACCATGTTGCATATGGGTGGCACCTTTGCAAACACCTTCTGTTCTAACAGTATCAATCAGTTCTTCTGTGAAATCCCACACTTACTAAAGGTATCTTGCTCCAATATTTATTTAGCGGAAGTTGGACTTCTTGCACTAAGCTCTAGTGTAGTACTaggatgttttgttttcattgtcatAACTTACTTGAAGATCTTTACTACAGTGCTGAGAATCCCATCTGTTCAGGGGCAGAAAAAAGCTCTCTCCACTTGTATTCCTCACCTTACTGTTGTCTCTCTGTATGTGTTGACTGGAATCTTTGCCTATGTAATACCACCacgtgatttttcttcttttctggatGTGGCCTTTGCTGTGATGTATTCCATAATTCCTCCCACACTCAATCCATTCATCTACAGCATGAGAAACAATGAGATCAAGGCTGCCTTGTGGAAACTCTTTAAATTGGTGTTTTCCTCTAAAGTTGTTTTCTGA